The genomic interval CCTAGCAGCGGGGCGGGGAGTAGGATCCCCCACCTCTTCCCGAAAGCCACCTTTCGCGCATGGAAAGGGGCCCGCAGGGACAAACCCTGCGGGGTTTATGCGCTTTAGACGGGTAATGAGCGCATAAAGGCGGCAGAAGGAGGGGGCCACGAAGGCCCTCTCGGGGGTGCATAAAGGCTAAACCCAAGCCTCACGGCACCGGGGGGTAGGGTAGAACCCATGAAGGGCTTCGACCGGGAGGAGTACCTGGAGGAGTACGGCCCGTGCGCTTGCGCACCACCTTCTACCGCCGGGGAACTCGGATGGGGGACTGGGGGGTGCAGCTGGAGTGGGAGGACCCCGAGGAGGGCTGGGTCTGGGTGGCCCGGTACGACAGCGCAGGGGGAAAGCCCCATCGAGACCGGAACCGTATCGCCCAGCACGAGGCCCTGCCCTTGCCCCCAGATCCCGCCGAGGCCCTGAAAGCGGCCCAGGAGGACCTGCGGGCCCACCTGGAGGAGTACATTGAGGCGTATCGGGCCGCGAAGGCCCAGGGGAGGCAAGGATGGTGAGCTTACCGGAGGCCGCCAAGCGGGCCATGCAGGGCGGGGCAGAGGTGTCCCGCTTCCTCTACGCCCACCCTGAGATCACGGCCCGCTTGCCCAAAGCTACCGCCTGGTGGTCCTTCTCCTGGACGATCCCGAGGCCCTGGGCTGGGCCTTGGGCCAAGGGAAGGCGGCGGAAGGACCTGTGATCTATGCCCTGGTCCGGGAGGGTCGGGTGGAAGGCCTCCTGACCCCAGAGGGACCGGTGGCCTTGGGGCGGCGGCCTAGCCCGCCCCGCAGGACCCAGGGGCACCACCAGGCGCAGCCAGCGCCGACCCTTTCGTCCACCCCGGAGAGGAGGCGCAAGGGCCGGCCCGGGAGGTGCCGGGCCACCACCGCCTCCAGCTCCCGGGCCAGGGCCTCCCGCCTCTCCGGGGGCAGCTCGGGGGTCTCCAGGAGGAGCTCCACGGTGTCCCGCTCCAGGTTCCGGTCCACGGCTTCACCTCGGGAGGACATCCTACGCTTGCCCCTCGGGAAAGGGGTGTTTTCCGGGCTCTAAGGCCCCAAGAAGGCCCGGGGGGAAGGGGGGCAAGGGGAACCCCTAGGGAACCTGACCCCGGCCTTCTAGGCCCTTACAAGGGCGTTGAGGGCCCTTTAGGGAAGGTGTGCCGGCCCCAAAGGGCTTTTGGCCGGGCAAAGGGGGGTGAGCACCCCCCGCTCAGCGCTCAGCGCCTTTCCGAGCGGTGAGCGTTCAGGCAATCGAAGGGATGGCTGGGCGAGCGCTCACCCCGTCAGGCGGGGTATCCTGGCCCGTGGACCCCACCCTTTACGCGCCCTGGCAGGCGGCCCGGATCCTGGGGGTCTCCCCGCCACCCTGCGGCGCATGGCGGCCCTGGTGGAGGAGGTCCTGCACCCCTTCCCAGGGATGCGGGCGGGGGCGGCTTTGGCCGAGGGGGTGCTGGGCCTCCTGGCGGAGGCCGGGGGCGGGCCAAGGCGGAGGGCATCCCCCTGCGGGAAGCCTCCTGCAGGTCAAGGAGGCGTCGGGGCGGAAGGGGCCTTCCCCCACCCCGCCCTCGCC from Thermus amyloliquefaciens carries:
- a CDS encoding DUF7718 family protein translates to MRLRTTFYRRGTRMGDWGVQLEWEDPEEGWVWVARYDSAGGKPHRDRNRIAQHEALPLPPDPAEALKAAQEDLRAHLEEYIEAYRAAKAQGRQGW